Below is a genomic region from Geoglobus acetivorans.
ACAACAGCTCGAATGGAAAGCTGGAGGACCTATGTCTGGAATCAGTAAAAAATGATCCTGCAATTGAATGCATAAATTCGTTTTTTCAATGTCTTAGTGAGAATAAAATCGAACAAAGAGATAAATCAAAAGCGAGAGTTCACGCATTTTTGGCTACGAGATACGAACCTGATAAAAGATTGGGCGAAGCTGCTAAAGCAGGATACTGGAATTTTGGCAGTCCTGCATTTAATGAGCTGCGCGGGTTTATCAGATTGCTTTCAGAATCCACAAAGACCATGGATTAAAAAAGCCGAGGTCATAAGAATGTCCGGGGTGTCCTGAATGCTCATCGCAAAAGACCCTGAAAAGCTCCAGAAAATGCTGATCTCAAAGATAATTGACGAGAACCGGAAATTCTCGTCTAAATACGGGACAGAACTGAGAGGAAAGCCCCAGCTTGTTATTTCTGAAAACCCGGCTTCAGACTTTGAGCCGGATTCAAGCGGCTGGAGAGCCTGTGGAGAAACGTATTCAGAAAGAGTTGAGGACTGCATCAGTGATGCGATAGAGAAGCTTAAAAAGGTTCCATACTCCCGAAGAGTCTCAATCCCCGTTTGGAGACCAAAAGACCACCTGTGTGATACGCCCCCGGCAATAACAGAGATAAGTCTCCTTTACGCAGATGGCAGGCTGCATGCTACAGCATTTTTCAGGTCTCTTGATGCCGTAAACTACTTCATGCCAAATTTCAGCTTTGTCAGCCATGTTCTGGAAGAGGTCTCCGGAAATGCCGGTTTCGAAGCCGGAAGCGTGGCGATGCTGATCTCGATCCCCCACATTTACGAGAGAGACGTTGACAGGGTGAGCAGAAGACAGTACACAGAAATTTTCGGATTTCACAAGCTCGGCACTCATATAGTGGAGGATTACCTGTCTTCCGCCTGGCATTCAGCCCTTGAAAACATCTACTACAATGGGGACGCAAAAAGGACGGAGTGGGGCGAGCTTTTCGAAGGACAGGAAGAGAGCAGATACATCCACAGAATGTTCATAGAAGTGAAGAATCCGGAAGAGAACCAGATACACGACAAGGCACCGTTCACGAAAAAGTATGGTGTTGAGTATGCCCACGACTACGTCATTCATGCGGGTGCAATAGACAGAGAGGTTAGAGAAAACATACTCAGGGAAGGGGAAACATACACCTATGCTGAGAGGGCAAGATACTGCGAGAAAGACGATGTAAGAGTCGACCAGCTGTACACCGTAATACAGAAACTGAAAGAGAGACAAAGCAGGAGAGATTGCTACATAGGAATTTCAAGACCATGGGACATCACGAGCGATGAGCCGCCATGTCTGAGGGGGTATCAGTTCGGGGTCAATGAAACATTTTTCGGACTGTTTTACATGCGTTCAAACGATGCCTACGGGGCCATGCATGCAAACATGTTTGCATTCAACCTGCTTACCAGATATCTCGCAGAGATGTGCGGGTTCGACAGTCACAGATACTACCACTTCGCTCTTGAC
It encodes:
- a CDS encoding thymidylate synthase, with the translated sequence MLIAKDPEKLQKMLISKIIDENRKFSSKYGTELRGKPQLVISENPASDFEPDSSGWRACGETYSERVEDCISDAIEKLKKVPYSRRVSIPVWRPKDHLCDTPPAITEISLLYADGRLHATAFFRSLDAVNYFMPNFSFVSHVLEEVSGNAGFEAGSVAMLISIPHIYERDVDRVSRRQYTEIFGFHKLGTHIVEDYLSSAWHSALENIYYNGDAKRTEWGELFEGQEESRYIHRMFIEVKNPEENQIHDKAPFTKKYGVEYAHDYVIHAGAIDREVRENILREGETYTYAERARYCEKDDVRVDQLYTVIQKLKERQSRRDCYIGISRPWDITSDEPPCLRGYQFGVNETFFGLFYMRSNDAYGAMHANMFAFNLLTRYLAEMCGFDSHRYYHFALDAHIYGEFIESVREILEPETPGYIDMIEKR